In the Aulosira sp. FACHB-615 genome, one interval contains:
- a CDS encoding ABC transporter substrate-binding protein gives MQIFNHNLSSIKRSWILIILSAFTAITLAACNPSNFKSSAAQIPQVVSSILSDPKTFNFPLSQEFPNIFGLTYEGLVDQNPITGKVEPKLAESWQISEDKLKFIFTLRQDLKWSDGQPLTVDDVVFTYNNIYFNEAIPTDVRDSFRIGVSRKLPTVSKIDERRIEFALPEPFRPFLLNTGTPILPAHALQKYVQEKDSEGKPIFLSKWGVDTPPEEIIVNGPFKLERYDTSQRVVFRRNPYYWRKDAEGKSQPYIERLVWQIVENTDTALLQFRSGGLDTIGISPDYFSLLKVQEKQGNFTVYGNEPGTGTNFVLFNLNKGKRNGKPLVDPIKSRWFNTVEFRQAVAYAIDRQTMINNTFRGLGKPQNSPVTVQSPYYLSPEEGLKTYNYNPEQSKQLLIKAGFKYNEQGQLLDAEGNRVRFTLLTNSGNKIREAIGAQIKRDLAKIGMQVDFTPIAWNTYTDKLSNTLDWEASLLGLTGGLEPNDGSNVWSPEGGLHMFNQKPQPGQKPIEGWEASPWEIEIGKLYIQAAQEFDEAKVKQIYAKTQQITQENLPFIYLVNPLAMTAVRNRFEGINYSALSGAFWNIYEIKITK, from the coding sequence ATGCAAATCTTTAATCATAACTTGTCTAGCATTAAACGTTCTTGGATACTGATAATTTTATCTGCATTTACAGCAATAACCCTTGCAGCTTGTAACCCTAGTAACTTTAAAAGTTCGGCGGCACAGATACCACAAGTAGTAAGTAGTATTCTGAGTGATCCCAAAACATTTAATTTTCCTTTGAGTCAAGAATTTCCCAATATTTTTGGCTTGACTTATGAAGGCTTGGTTGATCAAAATCCTATTACGGGAAAAGTTGAGCCGAAATTAGCAGAATCTTGGCAAATTTCTGAAGATAAATTGAAGTTTATTTTTACTCTGCGTCAAGATTTAAAATGGTCGGATGGTCAACCACTTACAGTGGATGATGTTGTATTCACATATAACAATATTTATTTTAATGAGGCAATTCCCACAGATGTGAGAGATTCTTTTAGGATTGGCGTGAGTCGCAAGTTGCCTACTGTCAGTAAAATAGATGAACGGCGGATAGAATTTGCTTTACCAGAACCATTTAGACCGTTTTTATTAAATACAGGCACTCCCATATTACCTGCCCACGCTTTGCAAAAGTATGTCCAGGAAAAAGATAGTGAAGGAAAACCGATATTTTTGTCTAAGTGGGGTGTAGATACTCCACCAGAAGAAATTATTGTTAATGGCCCTTTCAAGTTAGAGCGATATGATACTAGCCAGCGTGTTGTATTTCGGCGCAATCCTTATTATTGGCGTAAAGATGCTGAAGGAAAATCCCAGCCTTATATTGAACGTTTAGTTTGGCAAATTGTCGAAAATACAGACACAGCTTTGTTGCAGTTTCGCTCTGGCGGCTTAGATACCATAGGTATTTCACCTGATTACTTTTCTTTGTTAAAAGTGCAAGAAAAACAAGGAAATTTCACGGTTTATGGTAATGAACCTGGAACTGGTACTAACTTTGTTCTGTTTAATTTAAATAAAGGTAAAAGAAATGGCAAGCCACTGGTAGACCCCATCAAATCACGTTGGTTTAATACAGTGGAATTTCGGCAGGCGGTTGCTTATGCGATTGACCGCCAAACAATGATTAATAATACTTTTCGTGGATTGGGAAAACCACAAAACTCCCCAGTGACAGTCCAGAGTCCTTATTATCTTTCGCCGGAAGAAGGTTTAAAAACTTACAATTATAATCCCGAACAATCAAAGCAATTATTGATCAAAGCTGGATTTAAATATAATGAACAAGGTCAATTATTAGATGCTGAGGGTAATCGGGTTCGCTTCACTTTGCTGACAAATTCTGGGAATAAAATCCGGGAAGCCATTGGGGCGCAGATTAAACGAGATTTGGCTAAAATCGGGATGCAGGTTGATTTTACCCCGATCGCCTGGAATACTTATACAGATAAACTCTCTAATACCCTCGACTGGGAAGCTTCTTTACTCGGTTTAACAGGCGGTTTAGAGCCAAATGATGGGTCTAATGTTTGGTCTCCTGAAGGTGGGTTGCACATGTTTAACCAAAAACCCCAGCCAGGACAAAAACCCATTGAAGGCTGGGAGGCTTCCCCTTGGGAAATCGAAATTGGCAAACTTTACATCCAAGCAGCCCAAGAATTTGATGAGGCAAAAGTTAAACAAATTTATGCCAAAACTCAACAAATTACTCAGGAAAATTTGCCTTTTATTTATTTAGTCAACCCCTTAGCGATGACAGCAGTACGCAATCGCTTTGAAGGGATTAATTATTCTGCCTTGAGTGGTGCATTCTGGAACATTTACGAAATCAAAATTACAAAATAG
- the ispF gene encoding 2-C-methyl-D-erythritol 2,4-cyclodiphosphate synthase — translation MTNIRIGNGYDIHRLVSDRALILGGIQIPHELGLLGHSDADVLTHAIMDAMLGALSLGDIGHYFPPTDPQWAGADSLILLTQVHQLIKDQGWQIGNIDSVVVAERPKLKPHIETMRSKLATVLELQPNQIGIKATTNEKLGPVGREEGICAYAVVLLIATD, via the coding sequence ATGACAAATATCAGAATTGGTAACGGCTACGATATTCACAGATTGGTGAGCGATCGCGCTTTAATTTTAGGTGGCATTCAAATTCCCCACGAACTCGGTTTACTCGGACATAGTGACGCGGATGTGTTAACACACGCCATTATGGATGCTATGTTAGGGGCTTTATCCTTGGGTGATATTGGCCATTACTTTCCCCCCACTGATCCCCAATGGGCAGGGGCAGATAGTTTGATACTTTTAACTCAAGTACATCAGCTCATTAAAGACCAAGGTTGGCAGATAGGTAACATTGACTCAGTAGTGGTTGCTGAACGCCCAAAATTAAAACCGCATATCGAGACAATGCGGAGTAAACTTGCCACTGTTTTAGAACTGCAACCCAATCAAATTGGCATCAAAGCTACCACCAATGAAAAACTCGGCCCAGTAGGACGAGAAGAAGGTATTTGTGCTTATGCTGTAGTCTTACTCATCGCTACTGATTAA
- the trmD gene encoding tRNA (guanosine(37)-N1)-methyltransferase TrmD, with amino-acid sequence MRFDIVTLFPDCFTSVLSSGLLGKALAKQIAQVNLVNPRDFTNDKHRKVDDEPYGGGVGMLMKPEPIFGAVESLPCLPRREIILMSPQGQTIDQPLLRELATNYDQLIVICGHYEGVDERVQNLVTREVSLGDFILTGGEIPAMALINGVVRLLPGTVGKVESLKSESFEEGLLDYPQYTRPANFRGWKVPDVLLSGNHAAIARWRYEQQIKRTGDRRPDLLEKWQEEKQQGSSTSAPLGDREQGAGENNC; translated from the coding sequence GTGCGCTTTGATATAGTTACACTTTTTCCTGATTGTTTTACCTCAGTTCTCAGTTCTGGGCTGTTGGGTAAAGCTTTAGCCAAACAAATTGCCCAAGTTAATTTAGTCAATCCCAGAGACTTTACCAATGACAAACACCGCAAGGTAGATGATGAACCCTACGGGGGTGGGGTGGGAATGTTAATGAAGCCAGAACCAATTTTTGGTGCGGTGGAGTCCCTACCCTGTTTACCTCGCCGAGAAATAATTTTGATGAGTCCCCAAGGTCAAACCATCGACCAACCTCTGTTGCGGGAGTTGGCGACGAATTATGACCAGTTGATTGTCATCTGTGGTCATTATGAAGGGGTAGATGAGCGAGTACAGAATTTAGTGACGCGGGAAGTGTCTTTAGGAGATTTTATTCTCACAGGGGGCGAAATTCCGGCAATGGCGCTAATTAATGGGGTGGTGCGCTTATTACCGGGAACTGTGGGTAAGGTAGAGTCGCTGAAATCTGAAAGTTTTGAAGAAGGATTGCTAGATTATCCCCAGTATACTCGTCCGGCGAATTTTCGCGGCTGGAAAGTGCCAGATGTCTTACTTTCTGGGAATCATGCGGCGATCGCTCGTTGGCGTTATGAACAACAAATTAAACGCACTGGCGATCGTCGTCCCGATTTACTGGAAAAATGGCAAGAGGAGAAGCAGCAGGGGAGCAGCACCTCGGCTCCGCTCGGCGACCGGGAGCAGGGAGCAGGGGAGAATAATTGTTGA
- a CDS encoding cyanophycinase encodes MQQLKAKSLEMRTPQATKTAVMVIGGAEDKVHGREILRTFFGRAGANKAYITIVPSASREPAIIGGRYIRIFEEMGAEKVEILDIREREQCESSQVKASLEACSGVFLTGGDQLRLCGVLADTPAMEIIRQRVRGGQLTLAGTSAGAAVMGHHMIAGGGSGETPNRSLVDMATGLGFIPEVIVDQHFHNRNRIGRLLSAIASHPDRLGIGIDEDTCAVFERDGWLQVMGKGSVTIVDPTELTHTNEPHVGANEPLTLHNLRLHILSYGDRFHLYQRTVLPAVHRISS; translated from the coding sequence ATGCAGCAATTAAAAGCTAAATCGCTGGAAATGAGGACACCCCAAGCAACTAAAACCGCTGTTATGGTCATCGGAGGCGCTGAAGATAAAGTTCATGGGCGCGAAATCCTAAGAACTTTTTTCGGCCGTGCCGGTGCTAATAAGGCTTATATTACAATTGTTCCATCAGCCTCCCGCGAACCCGCTATTATCGGTGGTCGGTATATTCGCATTTTTGAGGAGATGGGTGCTGAAAAAGTTGAAATTTTAGATATTCGTGAGCGGGAACAATGTGAATCCTCCCAGGTAAAGGCATCTCTAGAGGCGTGTAGCGGGGTATTTCTGACAGGAGGAGACCAATTGCGCCTTTGTGGCGTGTTGGCAGATACACCAGCGATGGAAATTATCCGTCAGAGGGTGAGAGGGGGACAGTTAACCTTAGCAGGTACTAGTGCTGGTGCAGCCGTAATGGGGCATCACATGATTGCTGGTGGTGGTAGTGGTGAAACACCCAATCGCTCTTTAGTCGATATGGCGACGGGTTTGGGATTTATCCCCGAAGTGATTGTTGACCAACACTTCCACAACCGTAATCGTATAGGTCGTCTGCTAAGTGCGATCGCCTCTCATCCAGACCGACTGGGAATTGGTATCGATGAAGATACCTGTGCTGTATTTGAACGCGATGGTTGGTTACAAGTTATGGGCAAAGGCAGTGTGACCATTGTTGACCCCACTGAACTTACCCACACCAATGAACCTCACGTTGGTGCAAATGAACCATTGACGTTGCATAACTTACGTCTGCATATCCTCAGCTATGGCGATCGCTTTCACCTGTACCAAAGGACTGTATTGCCGGCGGTACACCGGATCTCCAGCTGA
- the cphA gene encoding cyanophycin synthetase, producing MRILKIQTLRGPNYWSIRRHKLIVMRLDLENLAETPSNEIPGFYEGLVEALPSLEGHYCSPGCHGGFLMRVREGTMMGHIVEHVALELQELAGMHVGFGRTRETSTPGVYQVVIEYLNEEAGRYAGRAAVRLCQSIVDRGRYPKAELEQDIQDLKDFWRDASLGPSTEAIVKEAEKRGIPWMQLSARFLIQLGYGVNQKRMQATMTDKTGILGVELACDKEATKRILAAAGVPVPRGTVINFLDDLEEAIEYVGGYPIVIKPLDGNHGRGITIDIRNWEEAEAAYEAARQVSRSIIVERYYVGRDHRVLVVDGKVVAVAERVPAHVVGDGRYTIAELIEETNKDPNRGDGHDKVLTKIELDRTSYQLLERQGYTLNSILPKGTICYLRATANLSTGGIAVDRTDEIHPENIWIAQRVVKTIGLDIAGLDIVTTDISRPLREVDGVIVEVNAAPGFRMHVAPSSGIPRNVAGAVMDMLFPNEQSSRIPLLSITGTNGKTTTTRLLAHIYKQTGKVVGYTTTDGTYIGDYLVEAGDNTGPQSAHLILQDPTVEVAVLESARGGILRSGLGFEAANVGIVLNVAADHLGIGDIDTIDQLANLKSVVAEAIYPDGYAVLNADDRRVAAMSEKTKANIAYFTMNPDSELVRKHIQQGGVAAVYENGYLSIVKGDWTHRIERAEQIPLTMGGRAPFMIANALAASLAAFVQNVTIEQIRAGLRTFRASVSQTPGRMNLFNLGTFHALVDYAHNPASYEAVGAFVRNWNTGQRIGVVGGPGDRRDEDFVTLGKLAADIFDYIIVKEDDDTRGRPRGSASQLIMKGITQVKPDARCEVVMDETQAINKGLDMAPENGLVVILPESVSRAIKLIKVRGLVKEEVPLQNTPTNATESQNGVSPSSVINTLL from the coding sequence ATGAGAATCCTCAAGATCCAGACCTTACGCGGCCCAAACTACTGGAGCATTCGACGCCACAAACTGATCGTCATGCGCCTCGATTTAGAGAACCTTGCCGAGACGCCCTCAAATGAAATCCCTGGATTTTATGAAGGATTAGTTGAGGCGCTGCCAAGTCTGGAGGGTCATTATTGTTCGCCTGGCTGTCATGGTGGTTTTCTAATGCGGGTACGAGAAGGTACTATGATGGGCCACATTGTGGAACACGTAGCTTTAGAACTCCAAGAACTAGCCGGAATGCACGTCGGCTTTGGTCGCACCCGTGAAACTTCTACTCCTGGCGTTTATCAGGTAGTCATCGAATACCTGAACGAAGAAGCGGGACGCTATGCAGGCAGAGCCGCAGTCAGGCTGTGTCAAAGCATTGTTGATCGCGGCCGCTATCCCAAGGCGGAATTAGAACAAGATATCCAAGACCTGAAAGACTTTTGGCGTGACGCTTCTTTAGGCCCCTCTACAGAAGCAATTGTTAAAGAAGCAGAAAAAAGAGGCATTCCCTGGATGCAGCTAAGCGCACGCTTTTTGATTCAGCTAGGTTATGGCGTGAACCAAAAGCGAATGCAAGCCACAATGACAGATAAAACCGGCATCCTGGGAGTAGAACTAGCTTGTGATAAGGAAGCGACAAAGCGCATCTTAGCAGCAGCTGGTGTCCCAGTACCTAGAGGTACTGTGATTAACTTTTTGGATGATTTGGAAGAAGCGATTGAATATGTTGGTGGCTATCCCATCGTGATTAAGCCACTCGACGGCAATCATGGACGCGGCATCACCATTGATATTAGAAACTGGGAAGAAGCAGAAGCAGCCTACGAAGCAGCTAGACAAGTTTCCCGGTCAATCATTGTTGAGCGGTATTACGTTGGGCGCGACCATCGGGTACTTGTGGTAGATGGCAAAGTAGTGGCCGTAGCAGAACGTGTACCTGCTCATGTCGTTGGTGATGGTAGATATACGATCGCTGAATTAATTGAAGAAACCAACAAAGACCCCAATCGTGGCGATGGACACGACAAAGTTCTCACCAAGATTGAACTTGACCGCACTAGCTACCAACTGCTAGAACGCCAAGGTTATACCCTCAACAGCATATTACCCAAAGGTACAATTTGTTACCTGCGGGCAACTGCTAACCTCAGTACAGGTGGGATTGCTGTAGACCGGACTGACGAAATCCACCCAGAAAACATTTGGATTGCTCAAAGGGTTGTGAAGACAATCGGTTTAGATATCGCTGGCTTAGATATCGTCACCACAGATATTAGCCGCCCTTTGCGCGAAGTTGATGGAGTCATTGTGGAAGTCAACGCGGCTCCCGGTTTTCGGATGCACGTTGCCCCCAGTTCAGGGATTCCCCGCAATGTTGCTGGCGCAGTGATGGATATGCTGTTCCCCAACGAACAATCCAGCCGGATTCCCCTCCTCAGCATCACAGGTACAAATGGTAAAACTACCACTACCCGACTGCTGGCACATATTTATAAACAAACGGGTAAGGTAGTAGGTTACACAACTACAGATGGAACTTATATCGGGGATTACTTGGTCGAAGCCGGAGACAACACAGGCCCCCAAAGCGCCCACTTGATTCTGCAAGACCCAACTGTAGAAGTAGCTGTATTAGAAAGCGCCCGTGGTGGCATCTTACGTTCCGGGTTAGGGTTTGAAGCTGCAAATGTTGGTATCGTGCTGAATGTTGCTGCCGATCACTTAGGTATAGGTGATATTGATACCATCGATCAATTAGCCAACCTCAAGAGTGTAGTCGCCGAAGCCATATACCCTGATGGCTATGCCGTACTGAATGCTGACGATCGCCGTGTGGCGGCAATGTCCGAAAAAACCAAGGCGAACATTGCCTACTTCACCATGAACCCCGACTCAGAATTAGTCCGCAAGCACATTCAACAGGGAGGAGTCGCCGCAGTTTACGAAAACGGCTATCTCTCAATTGTCAAGGGCGATTGGACACACCGCATCGAAAGGGCTGAACAAATTCCGTTGACAATGGGTGGACGCGCACCATTTATGATTGCCAACGCCTTAGCCGCGAGTTTGGCAGCCTTTGTACAGAACGTCACCATTGAACAAATTCGCGCTGGCTTAAGGACATTCCGTGCATCCGTGAGTCAAACCCCTGGCAGAATGAACCTATTTAATTTAGGAACATTCCACGCCTTAGTAGATTATGCTCACAACCCAGCCAGTTACGAAGCGGTTGGTGCATTTGTGCGTAATTGGAACACAGGACAGCGAATTGGCGTAGTTGGTGGCCCTGGCGATCGCCGCGACGAAGACTTTGTGACTTTAGGTAAACTAGCCGCCGATATTTTCGACTACATCATCGTTAAAGAAGATGATGACACACGCGGTAGACCACGGGGATCAGCTTCGCAACTGATTATGAAGGGAATTACACAAGTTAAACCCGATGCCCGTTGCGAAGTTGTTATGGACGAAACCCAAGCTATTAACAAAGGTTTGGATATGGCTCCAGAAAACGGCCTGGTGGTAATTTTGCCAGAGAGCGTCAGCCGCGCCATCAAGTTAATTAAAGTGCGTGGTCTAGTTAAAGAAGAAGTGCCTCTACAAAACACTCCCACAAACGCTACAGAAAGTCAAAATGGGGTGTCACCTTCCTCGGTGATCAACACACTTTTATAG
- the tatA gene encoding twin-arginine translocase TatA/TatE family subunit — protein MFGLGWPEVGIIAIVALLIFGPKKIPELGNALGKTLRGFKEELNNPNDEKNSEKEEE, from the coding sequence ATGTTTGGACTGGGATGGCCAGAGGTGGGTATCATTGCCATAGTCGCGCTGCTGATTTTTGGCCCGAAAAAAATTCCCGAACTGGGAAATGCACTGGGCAAGACTCTACGGGGTTTTAAAGAAGAATTGAATAATCCCAATGATGAAAAGAATTCGGAAAAAGAAGAGGAATAA
- a CDS encoding serine/threonine-protein kinase has product MITEQILGGRYEIQQQLGKKAGRRTFVARDLTTQELVIIKLLSFNSDFEWDDLKLFEREAETLKSLSHPAIPRYLDYFEVNSPTIKGFALVQTYIPSQTLEQCLQSGRSFTEVEVKQIATAVLEILIYLHGLNPPVIHRDLKPSNILLGDRSGNSVGQVYLVDFGSVQTVLATEGGTRTVVGTYGYMPPEQFGGRTVPASDLYSLGATLIYLVTGTHPADLPQKDLQIQFDHAVHLSSGLKQWLQWMTEPSLDRRLSNANAALAALEHPQLLQKLQPAEINLSDWIRGHWYWDGNNWVSNNLDVGISKPAGSKIQLTKNGDALEITIPSKGFDISTLYGAGFAIAWHSFLLFWTITVIVSAFPVGILFALFSLPFWSGGVAMIWRILFDLFGSLRLRINNNQFSLKRHLFGFTFNRPHASPRDKINHLVYIPEHFTKNQEGIRKLVPAQLDIWVGREKYCLGGYTDITLSAAEIEWLVYELSYWSGIPITQDG; this is encoded by the coding sequence ATGATAACTGAGCAAATATTAGGCGGTCGCTACGAAATTCAACAGCAATTAGGCAAAAAGGCAGGGCGACGGACTTTTGTTGCTCGTGATTTAACAACTCAAGAATTAGTCATCATTAAGTTACTCTCATTTAATAGTGACTTTGAATGGGATGATCTCAAGTTATTTGAGCGTGAAGCCGAAACATTAAAATCTTTATCACATCCTGCTATCCCTCGGTATTTAGACTATTTTGAGGTAAATTCACCAACTATCAAAGGCTTTGCTCTCGTACAAACTTATATCCCGTCCCAAACTTTAGAGCAGTGTTTACAATCGGGGCGGAGTTTTACAGAAGTTGAAGTTAAACAGATAGCCACGGCAGTTTTAGAAATTTTGATTTATCTACATGGTTTAAATCCACCTGTGATCCACCGTGATCTTAAGCCTAGCAATATTTTATTGGGCGATCGCTCTGGTAATAGTGTCGGTCAAGTCTATTTAGTTGATTTTGGTTCGGTGCAAACAGTCTTGGCTACTGAAGGGGGAACGCGGACTGTAGTTGGTACTTACGGTTATATGCCACCAGAACAATTTGGTGGACGCACAGTACCTGCATCTGATTTATACAGTTTAGGCGCAACTTTAATTTATTTAGTTACAGGTACTCACCCGGCTGATTTACCCCAAAAAGATTTACAAATTCAATTTGATCATGCTGTTCATCTGAGTTCGGGTTTGAAGCAGTGGCTACAGTGGATGACTGAACCGAGTTTAGACAGGCGGTTGAGTAATGCAAATGCAGCCTTAGCAGCTTTGGAACATCCACAACTTTTACAAAAACTCCAACCAGCAGAAATTAACTTGTCAGACTGGATTAGAGGTCATTGGTATTGGGATGGAAATAATTGGGTTTCTAATAATCTAGACGTTGGCATTTCCAAACCTGCTGGCAGCAAAATTCAACTCACAAAAAATGGGGATGCACTAGAAATTACAATTCCGTCAAAGGGTTTTGATATATCAACCCTATATGGCGCTGGATTTGCGATCGCGTGGCATTCTTTTCTTTTATTTTGGACTATTACTGTTATTGTTTCAGCTTTTCCGGTTGGTATTCTCTTTGCGCTCTTCTCCCTACCTTTTTGGAGTGGTGGCGTGGCAATGATTTGGCGCATACTATTTGATTTATTTGGCAGTCTACGATTACGAATAAATAACAACCAATTTAGCTTAAAGCGGCATTTGTTTGGCTTTACATTTAATCGCCCACACGCCTCGCCCAGAGACAAAATCAACCATTTAGTTTACATTCCTGAGCATTTTACGAAAAATCAAGAAGGTATTCGCAAACTAGTTCCAGCACAACTGGATATTTGGGTTGGTAGAGAAAAATACTGCCTTGGTGGTTACACAGATATAACTTTATCAGCAGCAGAAATAGAATGGTTAGTTTATGAATTAAGCTATTGGTCAGGTATCCCCATTACCCAAGACGGGTGA
- the cbiT gene encoding precorrin-6Y C5,15-methyltransferase subunit CbiT, whose product MPTQHWPYVTPGIPDELFEHLPGIPFTQREVRLLLIAQLRLKPDSVFWDIGAGTGTIPVEIGLLCPQCKIIAVERDEEVANLIKRNCDRFEVKNVEVIEGSAPECLHEIQTAPHRVCIEGGRHIQDILKTVWDYLPSSGRVVATAGNLESLYAISQSFSQLRAVNIEVVQSAVNRLETKGFSQIFTAVDPIFILSGEKLD is encoded by the coding sequence ATGCCTACCCAACATTGGCCTTACGTTACACCCGGCATTCCCGACGAATTATTTGAGCATTTGCCGGGAATTCCCTTTACTCAACGAGAAGTGCGACTGTTGTTGATTGCTCAACTACGCCTCAAACCTGATTCTGTATTTTGGGATATCGGTGCAGGTACAGGGACGATCCCCGTAGAAATTGGGCTACTGTGTCCCCAGTGCAAGATTATTGCTGTAGAACGAGATGAAGAAGTGGCGAATTTAATTAAGCGTAACTGCGATCGCTTTGAGGTCAAAAATGTGGAGGTCATAGAAGGTAGCGCCCCAGAATGTTTACATGAGATTCAGACAGCACCTCACAGGGTTTGCATCGAAGGCGGAAGACACATTCAGGATATTTTAAAAACTGTCTGGGATTATTTGCCATCATCAGGCCGCGTCGTGGCGACAGCTGGTAATCTAGAAAGTCTGTATGCTATCTCTCAAAGCTTTTCTCAGTTACGCGCAGTGAATATTGAAGTTGTTCAGTCTGCCGTCAATCGTTTAGAGACAAAAGGCTTTTCTCAAATTTTTACCGCCGTTGATCCCATTTTTATCCTCAGTGGTGAGAAACTAGACTAA
- a CDS encoding phosphatidate cytidylyltransferase, producing MPWSRIISGIIAIALALVATLLGGWYFTVAIAVSIFLGQLEYFNLVQARGIVPAAKTTIFVSQVLLIICTVDGSLADAVLPLGGTVICFYLLFQPKMATIADVSASIMGLFYVAYLSSYWVRLRGIGSAAVSNIPLNGYWPNSWAEILDPNNLAAIPPGFTFTILAFLCIWAADIGAYVFGKFFGKTRLSDISPKKTVEGAVFGITGSVAVAIAGCYYLQLPQFLFTGIALGLLIGIASLLGDLTESMLKRDAGVKDSGQLIPGHGGILDRTDSYIFTAPLVYYFVTLLLPLIR from the coding sequence ATGCCTTGGTCTCGAATTATTAGCGGAATTATTGCGATCGCCCTTGCTTTGGTAGCTACCCTATTAGGAGGTTGGTACTTCACTGTTGCGATTGCTGTCAGCATCTTTTTAGGGCAACTGGAATATTTTAATTTAGTGCAGGCTAGAGGCATTGTCCCGGCAGCAAAAACCACTATCTTTGTCAGCCAAGTCTTGCTAATTATCTGTACAGTCGATGGCAGTTTAGCAGATGCAGTATTACCTCTGGGTGGGACTGTGATTTGTTTTTACTTGCTATTTCAGCCCAAAATGGCGACGATCGCTGATGTTTCCGCTTCGATTATGGGACTATTTTATGTAGCTTATCTGTCAAGCTATTGGGTAAGACTACGGGGAATTGGCAGTGCAGCCGTGAGTAATATTCCTCTCAACGGTTACTGGCCTAATTCTTGGGCTGAGATTTTAGACCCAAACAATTTAGCTGCTATACCACCAGGGTTTACATTTACTATATTGGCGTTTTTATGTATTTGGGCGGCAGATATTGGCGCTTATGTGTTTGGCAAATTCTTTGGTAAAACTCGTTTGTCAGATATTAGTCCGAAAAAAACTGTAGAAGGCGCAGTATTTGGCATTACTGGTAGTGTGGCTGTGGCGATCGCAGGCTGCTATTATCTTCAGTTACCCCAATTTTTGTTTACAGGTATAGCTTTGGGTTTACTAATTGGCATTGCTAGTCTGTTAGGCGATTTAACAGAATCTATGCTGAAGCGCGATGCTGGCGTAAAAGACTCTGGACAACTGATCCCCGGTCATGGCGGCATATTAGACCGCACCGACAGCTATATTTTCACAGCCCCGTTAGTTTACTACTTCGTCACATTGTTATTGCCGTTGATTAGGTAA
- a CDS encoding DUF2993 domain-containing protein, whose protein sequence is MPENNSQAKGANKIRIITNVLTTAIKLWLRSQVSHVSQLEVDIQASDRQLLSGRIPWVSIAASDAVYQGLHITRIQLVAENIQINIGAVLKGQPLRLLATVPVVGELIVDEKDLNSSVSSELLSTALNEVLVQLVPEHCLKSKQMAWEKIILENHRIILGAILTRPSDNIPLEISLNLDLFGNQELRLSQIKVIENGSPLTLSNENYNLDLGSDVEIQELKLIPAQLVCRGKINVNP, encoded by the coding sequence ATGCCTGAAAATAATTCCCAAGCAAAGGGTGCAAATAAAATACGAATTATCACCAATGTCCTCACTACAGCGATCAAACTCTGGTTAAGGTCGCAAGTGAGTCATGTGTCTCAGTTAGAGGTGGATATTCAAGCGAGCGATCGCCAACTTCTCTCAGGTCGTATTCCTTGGGTTTCTATTGCTGCAAGCGATGCAGTCTATCAAGGCCTCCATATTACACGAATTCAACTCGTTGCGGAGAACATTCAAATCAACATAGGCGCAGTACTGAAGGGCCAGCCCTTGCGACTGTTGGCAACAGTACCAGTGGTTGGCGAACTGATCGTAGATGAGAAAGACCTCAACAGTTCTGTCTCATCAGAACTATTATCTACTGCTTTAAATGAAGTACTGGTTCAACTTGTACCAGAACACTGCCTAAAATCCAAGCAAATGGCTTGGGAAAAAATTATTTTGGAGAATCATCGAATAATTCTGGGTGCTATCCTAACACGTCCCAGCGACAATATACCTCTGGAAATATCTTTAAATTTAGATTTATTTGGTAATCAAGAATTACGGTTATCACAGATTAAAGTGATAGAAAATGGTTCGCCTTTAACTTTAAGTAACGAAAATTACAATTTAGATTTAGGTTCTGATGTCGAAATTCAAGAACTAAAACTGATCCCCGCTCAATTGGTGTGTCGCGGAAAAATTAATGTGAATCCGTGA